The following coding sequences are from one Beggiatoa alba B18LD window:
- a CDS encoding asparaginase domain-containing protein codes for MTIRLLVAGGTIDKQYDENTGNLIFSRTHIPALLAQGRCRVPLTVQSVFLKDSLEMTDADRALLCQHATQSVETRLIITHGTDTMVETARCLANCQLSKTIVLLGSMIPYRFKHSDSLFNLGCAIAAVQCLPTGVFITMNGQVFPWDKVVKNRQQGIFEWTA; via the coding sequence ATGACCATTCGTTTATTAGTTGCTGGCGGTACAATAGATAAACAATATGATGAAAATACAGGTAATCTTATTTTTTCTCGCACGCATATCCCCGCATTATTAGCACAAGGACGTTGTCGAGTACCGTTGACGGTGCAAAGTGTTTTTTTAAAAGACAGTTTAGAAATGACCGATGCAGATAGAGCGTTGCTCTGTCAACATGCGACACAATCAGTAGAAACACGTTTAATTATTACGCATGGTACTGATACGATGGTAGAAACAGCGCGTTGTTTAGCCAACTGTCAGTTGTCGAAAACCATCGTATTATTAGGTTCGATGATACCGTACCGTTTTAAACATTCAGACAGTTTGTTTAATTTAGGTTGCGCCATTGCTGCTGTACAGTGTTTACCAACGGGGGTTTTTATTACGATGAATGGGCAAGTTTTCCCTTGGGATAAAGTCGTGAAAAATCGCCAACAAGGGATTTTTGAATGGACAGCTTAA
- a CDS encoding response regulator, with protein MMNILIVDDNKNNLFTLRTLISEHIQESFIIEANSGLTALEILTEQAVDLIIMDVQMPEMDGFETARLIRSLKKTQHIPIVFLTAAYKSEDFQRQGFEVGAADYLTKPIDAPQLISRIRSYLRFIEQEREHNQELENKVQKRTAELQAARDELEQRVRERTAEIEQLSRQNRLILEAVGEGIYGVDLAGRTTFINPAATMMLGYSASELKGLHQHEVIHYAHADGTPYLFEESPIYQALQTGNTYQVTDEVFWRKNASFFPVEYTVTPILENGEITGAVLLFRDITERKQVEQAMKTAKEAAEKAQLAAEAANMTKSQFLANMSHELRTPLNAIIGYSEILHEEASEVGHTHYLEDLNKIQVAGRHLLGLINDVLDLSKIEAGKMQFSLEEVDLNTLIAEVESTVKPLVEKKENVLIIERVSELGKMQTDATKLRQMLLNLLSNAAKFTDNGKIRFTIQQYHEANADWISFKIADNGIGITPEQQAKLFQPFTQADASTTRKYGGTGLGLAITKQFAEMLGGNISIHSEFGHGSEFIIQLPTQISIEQLQQLAESSVTEPSKEGDGVVLVIDDDEASRQMLQNYLCELGYAVATASDGDMGLKLAKKLRPDTIILDILMPKMNGWDVIARLKADHELMNIPVIISSATDDRQKGYSLGATEYLVKPIERNQLSILLEKYGRHQQGKTKTVMVIDDDESMREGISILLETEGWQVHTAENGKVALAQIENVNPTLILLDLNMPVMNGFEFVTRLRIIDKWRSVPVIILTAENLTAEQLARLYGYVENIYQKDHFSEQTLLQQIRHILQDASKLRPISPESVLPLLSGYQ; from the coding sequence ATGATGAATATCTTAATTGTTGATGATAATAAAAATAATTTGTTCACATTAAGAACATTAATCAGTGAACATATTCAAGAATCTTTCATTATCGAAGCAAATTCAGGATTAACTGCGTTAGAAATTCTTACCGAACAGGCTGTTGATTTAATTATCATGGATGTGCAAATGCCTGAAATGGATGGTTTTGAAACAGCGCGTTTAATTCGTTCATTAAAGAAAACTCAACACATTCCCATCGTATTTCTCACTGCGGCTTATAAATCTGAAGACTTTCAGCGTCAAGGCTTTGAAGTGGGTGCAGCCGACTATTTAACCAAACCCATTGACGCGCCGCAATTAATCAGTCGTATTCGTTCATATTTACGTTTTATTGAGCAAGAGCGTGAGCATAATCAAGAGTTAGAAAACAAAGTTCAAAAACGGACCGCTGAATTACAAGCCGCACGCGATGAGTTAGAACAACGTGTGCGAGAACGGACTGCCGAAATTGAGCAGTTAAGTCGGCAAAATCGTTTGATTTTGGAAGCAGTAGGAGAAGGAATTTATGGGGTAGATTTAGCAGGGCGCACGACCTTTATTAACCCAGCAGCAACAATGATGCTAGGCTACAGCGCGTCAGAATTGAAAGGCTTGCATCAACATGAAGTTATTCATTATGCCCATGCAGATGGTACGCCTTATTTATTTGAGGAATCGCCTATTTATCAAGCGTTACAAACTGGTAACACTTATCAAGTGACTGACGAAGTTTTTTGGCGAAAAAATGCGAGTTTTTTTCCTGTGGAATATACCGTGACACCAATTTTAGAAAATGGAGAAATTACAGGCGCGGTGTTGCTTTTTCGAGATATTACCGAGCGTAAACAAGTTGAGCAGGCAATGAAAACCGCTAAAGAAGCCGCCGAAAAAGCACAGTTAGCTGCCGAAGCGGCGAATATGACGAAAAGTCAATTTCTTGCCAATATGTCACACGAATTACGCACGCCTTTAAACGCCATTATTGGTTATAGCGAAATTTTACATGAGGAAGCCAGCGAGGTCGGACATACGCATTATTTGGAGGATTTAAATAAAATTCAGGTTGCAGGTCGTCATTTATTAGGACTTATCAATGATGTATTAGATTTATCGAAGATTGAAGCAGGAAAAATGCAATTTTCTTTAGAAGAAGTTGACCTGAATACCTTAATTGCAGAAGTAGAAAGTACGGTTAAACCGCTGGTTGAGAAAAAAGAGAATGTCTTAATTATTGAGCGGGTTTCTGAATTAGGTAAGATGCAAACAGATGCCACTAAACTACGGCAAATGTTATTAAATCTACTCAGTAATGCCGCAAAATTCACTGATAATGGCAAGATTCGCTTTACTATTCAACAATATCATGAAGCTAATGCCGATTGGATTAGCTTTAAAATTGCCGATAATGGCATTGGTATCACACCAGAGCAACAAGCAAAGCTTTTTCAACCCTTTACACAAGCTGATGCATCAACCACGCGCAAATATGGCGGTACAGGCTTAGGATTAGCCATCACAAAACAGTTTGCCGAAATGTTGGGCGGAAATATCAGTATTCATAGTGAATTCGGACATGGTAGCGAATTTATTATTCAATTACCCACACAAATCAGTATTGAACAGTTACAACAGCTTGCGGAAAGTAGTGTGACAGAGCCAAGCAAAGAAGGGGATGGCGTTGTTTTGGTCATTGATGATGATGAAGCTAGCCGACAAATGTTACAGAATTACTTATGTGAATTAGGCTATGCCGTCGCAACCGCCAGTGATGGCGATATGGGATTAAAACTCGCTAAAAAATTACGTCCAGATACCATTATCTTGGATATCTTAATGCCGAAAATGAACGGTTGGGACGTAATTGCCCGCTTAAAAGCCGATCATGAACTCATGAATATCCCCGTTATTATCAGTTCGGCAACAGATGATAGACAAAAAGGCTATTCACTGGGCGCAACCGAGTATTTAGTCAAACCCATAGAACGCAATCAACTCTCTATCTTATTAGAAAAATATGGTCGTCATCAACAAGGTAAGACTAAAACAGTGATGGTGATTGATGATGATGAATCTATGCGCGAAGGGATTTCGATTTTATTAGAAACAGAAGGCTGGCAAGTTCATACCGCAGAAAATGGGAAAGTTGCGTTAGCGCAAATAGAGAATGTTAATCCGACGCTGATTCTACTTGATTTAAATATGCCTGTGATGAATGGCTTTGAATTTGTTACCCGTTTACGCATCATTGATAAATGGCGGTCAGTGCCAGTAATCATTTTAACCGCTGAAAATTTAACCGCAGAACAACTCGCACGTTTATATGGATATGTAGAAAATATTTACCAAAAAGATCATTTCTCGGAACAAACGTTGTTACAACAAATTCGTCATATTCTGCAAGATGCCAGTAAATTACGCCCCATCTCTCCTGAAAGTGTTTTACCTTTATTATCAGGATATCAATAA
- a CDS encoding CvpA family protein translates to MNWADTTILAVFFFSTIIGLVQGFIKEVLSLLAWLIAMAIAISFLSIFDEILYKSIPYSDLRLGIAFSGILLVSLALLHWMNDLIIQSVGEIPPTFFEHFLGSLLGLARANVVILAFVLLAGLTQIPHWNSWQQSVLIPFFQTTALILRNQLPISIASQFNFEPLSAYRPYVP, encoded by the coding sequence ATGAACTGGGCTGACACAACCATTCTTGCTGTATTTTTTTTCTCTACTATCATCGGTTTAGTGCAAGGATTTATTAAAGAAGTACTATCTTTGCTCGCTTGGTTGATAGCAATGGCGATTGCTATCAGCTTTCTCAGTATTTTTGATGAAATACTCTATAAATCAATTCCATATAGTGATTTACGTCTAGGCATTGCATTCAGTGGCATTTTATTAGTAAGCCTTGCGTTATTGCATTGGATGAATGATTTGATAATACAGTCTGTTGGTGAAATACCGCCTACCTTCTTTGAACACTTTCTTGGTAGTTTACTGGGTTTGGCACGCGCTAATGTGGTGATTTTAGCGTTTGTGTTGTTAGCAGGACTCACACAAATTCCCCATTGGAACAGTTGGCAACAGTCTGTACTGATTCCTTTTTTTCAAACGACTGCGTTAATTTTACGCAATCAATTACCTATCTCTATTGCATCACAGTTCAATTTTGAACCTTTGTCTGCTTACAGACCTTATGTACCTTAG
- a CDS encoding DUF2889 domain-containing protein yields the protein MPFSKPVNRQLLHTRKIECTGYHREDGLWDIEAYLIDTKTYSFPNKFRGGIQAGESLHGLGLRLTLDDNFVIQDAQAIIDASPFAVCPAITPRFALLKGLQIKTGWNRHVKTLLGDVKGCTHLVELLAPLATTAFQTIYGATKEKREEEMSANPEKKPALLDTCHALSCDGEVVKTFFPRFYTGQTTDKQNN from the coding sequence ATGCCTTTTTCTAAACCAGTGAACCGCCAACTCTTACATACCCGCAAAATTGAATGTACAGGCTACCATCGTGAAGACGGATTATGGGACATAGAAGCCTATTTAATTGATACTAAAACGTATTCTTTTCCGAATAAATTTCGCGGAGGCATCCAAGCAGGTGAATCCCTGCACGGTTTAGGACTACGCTTAACATTAGACGATAATTTTGTGATACAGGATGCACAAGCCATTATTGATGCTTCTCCTTTTGCCGTTTGCCCCGCCATTACCCCCCGCTTTGCCCTGCTTAAAGGCTTACAAATCAAAACAGGCTGGAATCGACACGTTAAAACATTACTCGGTGATGTCAAAGGCTGTACCCATTTAGTAGAACTCCTCGCCCCCCTCGCAACAACCGCTTTTCAAACAATTTACGGCGCGACTAAAGAAAAACGTGAAGAAGAAATGAGCGCGAATCCTGAGAAAAAACCAGCGTTATTAGATACCTGTCATGCACTTTCTTGTGATGGTGAAGTTGTAAAAACTTTTTTTCCACGTTTTTACACAGGACAGACCACAGATAAGCAGAATAATTAA
- the purF gene encoding amidophosphoribosyltransferase, with protein MCGIIGIVGKSSVNQALYDGLTMLQHRGQDAAGIVTCENNRFHLRKSNGLVQNVFHTRHMMDLLGNVGIGHVRYPTAGCSSTAEAQPFYVNTPYGIALAHNGNLTNADALKQELFQEDLRHINTDSDSEILLNIFAHELHRAGRSSLTDKDIFAAVRGVHRRCRGGYAVVALIMGYGIVAFRDPYGIRPLVYGKAETEQGTEYMVASESVALNVLGFDLIDDVAPGEAVYISNDGQLSKQTCADNPVYSPCIFELVYMARPDSFMDGISVYKARLRMGKALARKIENVFPEHDIDVVIPIPDTSRTAALSLSYHLNLKYREGFVKNRYIPRTFIMPGQHLRKKSVKQKLNAINLEFKNKNVLLVDDSIVRGTTAKQIIEMARQAGARKVYFASAAPPVRFPNVYGIDMPSVHELLAHNRDEEQIAREIGADKVIYQDLEDLIACARKKASKEISRFDTSCFDGDYVTGDVNQPYLENLERMRNDAAKTQRANKESAEVIDLHNVA; from the coding sequence ATGTGCGGAATCATCGGAATTGTCGGTAAATCTAGTGTTAATCAGGCACTGTATGATGGACTCACCATGTTACAACATCGTGGACAAGATGCGGCGGGTATCGTCACTTGTGAAAATAATCGCTTTCATTTACGTAAGAGTAATGGCTTAGTACAAAATGTTTTCCACACGCGCCATATGATGGATTTGTTGGGTAATGTTGGTATTGGACATGTGCGTTACCCGACAGCGGGCTGTTCTTCTACCGCAGAAGCACAGCCGTTTTATGTAAATACGCCTTATGGAATTGCCTTGGCACATAATGGCAATTTGACCAATGCGGATGCGTTAAAACAAGAGTTATTTCAAGAAGATTTACGTCATATTAATACAGATTCTGACTCAGAAATTTTATTAAATATTTTTGCCCATGAATTACATCGGGCAGGGCGTTCTAGTTTAACGGATAAGGATATTTTTGCGGCTGTGCGGGGCGTGCACCGTCGTTGTCGGGGTGGATATGCGGTTGTTGCTTTAATTATGGGCTATGGCATCGTTGCCTTCCGTGACCCCTACGGTATTCGCCCCTTAGTTTATGGGAAGGCAGAAACGGAACAAGGCACAGAATATATGGTGGCTTCCGAAAGTGTTGCGTTGAATGTATTAGGATTTGATTTGATTGATGATGTTGCCCCTGGTGAAGCGGTTTATATTTCTAATGATGGTCAGTTAAGCAAGCAAACCTGTGCGGATAACCCTGTTTATAGCCCTTGTATCTTTGAATTGGTTTATATGGCGCGTCCTGATTCCTTTATGGATGGGATTTCGGTGTATAAAGCCCGTTTACGCATGGGCAAAGCCTTAGCCAGAAAAATCGAGAATGTTTTTCCTGAGCATGATATCGATGTGGTGATTCCTATCCCTGATACTAGCCGTACTGCAGCCTTGTCTTTGTCGTATCATTTAAATTTGAAATATCGAGAAGGTTTTGTAAAAAATCGTTATATTCCCCGCACATTCATCATGCCTGGGCAACATTTACGGAAAAAATCGGTTAAGCAGAAATTAAACGCCATTAATTTGGAGTTTAAAAACAAAAATGTCTTATTGGTTGATGATTCCATCGTGCGCGGAACAACTGCGAAGCAAATCATCGAAATGGCTCGTCAAGCAGGCGCACGCAAGGTGTATTTTGCCTCTGCCGCGCCCCCTGTGCGTTTTCCCAATGTTTACGGTATCGACATGCCTTCTGTGCATGAACTTTTAGCCCACAACCGCGATGAAGAGCAAATTGCCCGCGAAATTGGTGCGGATAAAGTGATTTATCAAGATTTAGAAGACTTAATTGCTTGTGCGCGTAAAAAAGCAAGTAAGGAAATTTCTCGCTTTGATACTTCTTGTTTTGATGGGGATTATGTAACAGGTGATGTGAATCAGCCTTATTTAGAAAACTTAGAGCGGATGCGCAATGATGCGGCGAAAACGCAACGTGCTAACAAAGAGTCTGCGGAAGTCATTGACTTACATAATGTTGCTTAG
- a CDS encoding energy-coupling factor ABC transporter ATP-binding protein produces MTMPLLTLKNLKILQQKRLILDIPSLTIATQGCVVLNGRNGSGKTTLLKVIAGLFAPQQAQVVWGTTDKPQTWQKARSHLITQTVYLHQQPYLFDMSVTENIAYGLRQLSLPRQTVLTKVKQALAWAELEHLANRHARQLSGGEKQRVALTRARVLSPRLLLLDEPTASMDKTAKEQTYSLIRRLVAENVSVILTSHELENHVPFNDSSLWSLEAGQLSIHAHSPLSTCVRG; encoded by the coding sequence ATGACAATGCCTTTATTGACCCTGAAAAACTTAAAAATCCTGCAACAAAAACGTCTTATTTTAGATATTCCATCATTGACCATTGCAACACAAGGCTGTGTTGTACTGAATGGGCGAAATGGTAGCGGTAAAACGACTTTATTAAAAGTTATCGCGGGGTTATTTGCACCACAACAAGCCCAAGTCGTTTGGGGAACAACGGATAAACCACAAACTTGGCAAAAAGCACGTTCTCATTTAATTACACAAACCGTTTATTTACACCAACAACCGTATTTATTTGATATGAGCGTGACAGAAAATATTGCCTATGGATTAAGACAATTATCGCTCCCACGTCAAACTGTCCTGACTAAAGTAAAACAAGCATTAGCGTGGGCAGAATTAGAACATTTAGCCAATCGCCATGCCCGCCAATTATCTGGCGGAGAAAAGCAGCGCGTTGCCTTAACCCGTGCGCGGGTTTTATCCCCCCGCTTACTGTTATTAGATGAACCAACTGCCAGCATGGATAAGACAGCAAAAGAACAAACTTATTCATTAATTCGTCGCTTAGTTGCAGAAAATGTCAGTGTTATTCTGACCAGTCATGAATTAGAGAACCACGTACCATTTAACGACAGCAGTCTATGGTCGCTAGAAGCAGGACAATTGAGCATTCATGCACATTCGCCTTTGTCAACGTGTGTTCGGGGGTAA
- a CDS encoding BatD family protein, whose protein sequence is MRKKIMFKKALGLWVILFLYSAYGFANESVTVEISRHNVQMNESFQITFTAVGAVGTPDFKPLSQDFEILSQAQSNQVSIINRQYTSQMVWRLELMPKHTGTLTVPAINFGNTSSTAAQIAVTAEVPASSTTTEKAKDLFLEVDAEPKNPYVQSQVIYTLRLFHAVDIANASLTDLNLAQGDAIVQRLGEDINYKTQRDNKAYRVIERKYAIFPQKSGALHIDPLILQAQLLDNNRYPRSAFDSFFTQQTGTTKKILSNPIDLTVQPIPSEFSGTQWLPAKQIVLQEEWSTNPPQFEVGKPITRTITLNANGLTAGQLPILVSNNYYPADLKSYPDQTQPTEQMTSSGAISARQEKTAIIPTKAGQYVLPAISVSWWNTNTNTMEVATLPEQTIKVAPSATAPEPQPVQTTAPVTASTPPVVNNATTPAPVVAAPAPAMTVEHSMFWQWVSAGLAVGWLLTIMAWIWVHYQARQIKQLVKNNRQNPLQHLQQACMANDAIQAKSALLEWAKMQWASRPPVSLGDIGVRCGEPVLQEIQTLNRLLYSQQTQDWQGNTLWSAIQAYLATQVQQRKSKANVEPLEPLFKL, encoded by the coding sequence ATGCGCAAAAAAATAATGTTTAAAAAAGCACTTGGATTGTGGGTAATCCTTTTTTTATACAGTGCCTATGGTTTTGCAAATGAAAGCGTTACCGTGGAAATTAGCCGCCACAATGTACAAATGAATGAATCGTTTCAAATCACGTTTACGGCAGTTGGTGCTGTGGGGACACCTGATTTTAAACCGCTTAGTCAAGATTTTGAAATTCTCAGCCAAGCCCAAAGTAATCAAGTGTCTATTATCAACCGTCAATACACCAGCCAAATGGTTTGGCGATTAGAATTAATGCCAAAACATACAGGGACATTAACCGTACCAGCCATTAATTTCGGCAATACCAGTAGCACAGCGGCACAAATAGCCGTTACCGCTGAAGTCCCCGCAAGTAGTACAACGACGGAAAAAGCCAAAGATTTATTTTTAGAAGTCGATGCAGAGCCTAAAAATCCTTATGTGCAATCGCAAGTTATTTATACCTTGCGTCTATTTCATGCGGTTGATATTGCTAATGCGAGTTTAACCGACCTGAATCTTGCACAAGGCGATGCTATCGTGCAACGTTTAGGAGAGGATATTAATTATAAAACGCAACGGGATAATAAGGCTTATCGCGTGATTGAACGTAAATATGCGATTTTCCCGCAAAAAAGTGGAGCGTTGCATATAGACCCTTTAATTTTGCAAGCGCAATTATTAGATAATAATCGTTATCCCCGCTCGGCTTTTGATAGTTTTTTCACCCAACAAACAGGCACAACGAAAAAAATTCTTTCTAATCCAATTGATTTAACAGTGCAACCAATTCCCAGTGAATTTTCTGGTACACAATGGTTGCCCGCTAAACAAATCGTGTTGCAAGAAGAATGGTCAACAAATCCCCCCCAGTTTGAAGTTGGCAAACCCATTACGCGCACCATCACTTTAAATGCGAATGGGCTTACCGCAGGACAATTACCTATTTTAGTGAGTAATAATTATTATCCCGCAGATTTAAAAAGTTATCCTGACCAGACCCAACCCACAGAACAGATGACCAGTAGTGGGGCAATTAGTGCTCGCCAAGAAAAAACAGCGATTATTCCGACAAAAGCAGGTCAATATGTTTTGCCCGCTATTTCCGTGTCTTGGTGGAATACCAACACCAACACGATGGAAGTCGCAACGTTACCAGAACAAACTATTAAAGTAGCCCCAAGCGCGACCGCGCCAGAACCTCAACCTGTTCAAACGACTGCCCCCGTAACTGCTTCCACGCCTCCTGTGGTAAATAATGCAACGACACCTGCACCCGTTGTAGCTGCACCCGCGCCCGCGATGACAGTTGAACATTCTATGTTCTGGCAATGGGTGAGTGCGGGTTTAGCAGTTGGTTGGTTATTAACCATCATGGCGTGGATATGGGTGCATTATCAAGCACGACAAATCAAGCAGTTGGTGAAAAATAATCGACAAAATCCATTACAACATTTGCAACAGGCTTGTATGGCTAATGATGCGATACAGGCGAAATCTGCTTTATTAGAATGGGCAAAAATGCAATGGGCAAGTCGTCCGCCTGTCAGTTTAGGCGATATTGGGGTACGTTGTGGCGAGCCTGTTTTACAGGAAATTCAAACATTAAACCGTTTGTTATACAGTCAACAAACCCAAGATTGGCAAGGGAATACGCTCTGGTCAGCAATACAAGCCTATCTTGCTACACAGGTGCAACAACGAAAATCAAAGGCAAACGTCGAACCGTTAGAGCCATTGTTTAAATTATAA
- a CDS encoding ABC transporter permease: MSSLSETILNALILLVSGDIDLWVIIWTSFKVSFIAIAIAIPPSLFIAFLLAFSHFPTRRLWIALFQVLLAFPAVVVGLLVYMLLSRQGWLGDLKLLFTQTAMVIAQICLSVPILVAMGHATFQSADRRAWETALTLGAKPYRAMFTLMYEVRFGLFAAGIAAFSRIIAEVGSSMMVGGNILHYTRNIPTAIALETSKGMFEQGIALGIVLLVLALLLNVSLIFLQGKGEMLS; the protein is encoded by the coding sequence ATGAGTAGCTTATCTGAAACAATTCTTAATGCTTTGATATTATTAGTTTCTGGTGATATAGACTTATGGGTGATTATTTGGACATCGTTTAAAGTCTCGTTTATTGCCATTGCTATTGCGATTCCTCCCTCATTATTCATTGCGTTTTTATTAGCATTCAGTCACTTTCCAACACGTCGTTTATGGATTGCCTTGTTTCAAGTGCTTTTAGCTTTTCCTGCGGTGGTGGTAGGTTTATTAGTCTATATGCTCCTATCCCGCCAAGGTTGGCTGGGCGATTTAAAATTATTATTCACACAAACTGCGATGGTAATTGCACAAATCTGTCTGAGTGTGCCGATTTTAGTCGCCATGGGACATGCAACTTTTCAATCAGCCGACCGCCGTGCATGGGAAACTGCATTGACATTAGGCGCGAAACCTTATCGAGCGATGTTTACGCTCATGTATGAAGTGCGTTTTGGCTTATTTGCTGCGGGTATTGCTGCATTTAGTCGGATTATTGCAGAAGTTGGCAGTTCTATGATGGTGGGCGGAAATATTTTGCATTACACCCGTAATATTCCGACGGCTATTGCTTTAGAAACGAGCAAAGGAATGTTTGAACAAGGCATTGCATTAGGCATTGTTTTATTAGTATTGGCGTTATTATTAAATGTTTCCTTAATTTTTTTACAGGGCAAAGGAGAAATGTTGTCATGA
- a CDS encoding substrate-binding domain-containing protein — translation MLRRLSYGLFAVFLFITANVLATDAMPSLRLSTTTSTENSGLLKVLLPAFEKKTGYKVQVIAVGTGKALKMGENGDVDVVLAHARGAEDKFIADGHGVNRRDVMYNDFLIVGAKDDPAGIKGLSDAAEALKKIQAKKAVFVSRGDKSGTHEKELELWQAAGVKPTGEWYREAGQGMGEVLQMSGELSAYTIVDRGTWLAYKTKSPLVELVQGDKRLFNPYGVMAVNPEKFKDINYMGAMSLIAWLTSVEGQTLIHDFTINNEALFIPTAIHFDK, via the coding sequence ATGCTACGTCGACTGTCTTATGGCTTATTTGCCGTCTTTTTATTTATCACCGCCAATGTGTTAGCAACTGATGCAATGCCCAGTTTGCGGCTTTCAACCACAACCAGCACAGAAAACTCAGGATTATTAAAGGTCTTATTACCTGCTTTTGAGAAGAAAACAGGGTATAAAGTGCAAGTGATTGCAGTCGGTACAGGTAAGGCTTTAAAAATGGGAGAGAACGGCGATGTTGATGTTGTTTTAGCCCATGCGCGTGGAGCTGAAGATAAATTTATCGCAGATGGACATGGCGTAAATCGGCGAGATGTGATGTATAACGATTTTCTCATCGTTGGTGCGAAAGATGACCCCGCAGGGATTAAAGGCTTAAGCGATGCTGCCGAAGCGTTAAAAAAGATTCAAGCCAAAAAAGCTGTTTTTGTCTCCCGTGGGGATAAATCAGGCACACATGAGAAAGAATTAGAATTATGGCAAGCAGCAGGGGTGAAACCTACAGGCGAATGGTATCGAGAAGCAGGACAAGGCATGGGTGAAGTTTTACAAATGTCTGGCGAATTATCCGCTTATACCATCGTCGATAGAGGAACATGGCTCGCTTATAAAACAAAAAGCCCTTTGGTTGAATTAGTACAAGGTGATAAACGCTTGTTTAATCCTTACGGTGTTATGGCGGTTAATCCTGAAAAATTTAAAGATATTAACTATATGGGGGCAATGAGTCTTATTGCTTGGTTGACTTCTGTTGAGGGACAAACGCTTATCCATGATTTTACAATCAATAATGAAGCCTTATTTATCCCGACTGCGATTCATTTTGACAAATAA
- a CDS encoding molybdopterin-dependent oxidoreductase, whose protein sequence is MSQVLRVETHLASSALSNLPLLQISGEVETPLILDFDALQELPHYEVHNFPIVCATTKTVLAVTQHFKGVLLRDLLAQAVLKTSNKPLYRQPIYIAARAVDGYTAMFTWHEIFNARGGDSVYVIHTCEYEPLAQLMLLCTSDVYSAPRWVRNLNRIEVKQLS, encoded by the coding sequence ATGTCACAAGTTTTACGTGTAGAAACACACTTAGCATCATCGGCATTAAGCAATTTGCCACTACTACAAATTAGTGGAGAAGTTGAAACGCCATTAATCTTAGATTTCGATGCGTTGCAAGAATTACCTCATTATGAAGTGCATAACTTTCCCATTGTTTGCGCAACGACAAAAACTGTGTTGGCGGTAACACAGCACTTTAAAGGGGTGTTGTTGCGAGACTTATTAGCCCAAGCGGTGTTAAAGACAAGTAATAAACCCTTATATCGTCAGCCGATTTATATTGCTGCAAGGGCAGTTGATGGCTATACCGCTATGTTTACATGGCATGAAATATTTAACGCGCGAGGCGGAGACTCTGTGTATGTGATTCATACCTGTGAATATGAGCCATTAGCACAATTGATGTTGTTATGTACCAGTGATGTTTATAGCGCGCCGCGTTGGGTTCGTAATTTAAACCGTATTGAAGTTAAACAGTTATCATAA